CCTCTTTGGTTTTGTGAAATTGTTTATTGAAGGGTTTACAATGCCTAAAGATTACATTTCCCTGGAAGTTCCGGAAGGTACGATTTGGCAAAGTTTCTTTAATTCTTTGAAAAATTTTGAAGGAATAGGAATTATTCAGCTCGGAATTCTGATATTGATTTTAACGCCACTGGTTCGAATTATCTTTGCGCTCGTCGGTTACATTAAAGAAAGAGATTACACTTACGTCATCGTTTCTCTTATCGTTTTGGCCATTATGCTTGTGAGTTTCCTCATGGGTTTTGCACACTAAAAAAATAATTTAAGAGTCTCGGAAACTTCTAAAATGACCAGAGATTTTTATCGATTTAGACGACTTTAATTTCAAAAATTAGTTCAATTTTTACCGCAAGAAATTAGCTAAAATCTATATTTTTCAGAACAGCTTCGGCTTTTAATTCAGTTTCTCGCCATTCTTTTTCAGGCGAACTTTCTGCGGTAATTCCCCCGCCGACATATATAAGCGCCGCATCCTGAAAAAATTCAGCACACCGCAGATTAACGAAATATTGAACAAAATCGTCGTTTTCCACGCGGATATAACCCGCGTAAAAATTTCTTGGATCCTTTTCAAACTTGCCGATAGCCTTTCTGCAAAAATCCTTTGGAATCCCACAAACTGCCGGCGTTGGATGAAGTTCAGAAATAATTTTCTCT
This DNA window, taken from Kaistella carnis, encodes the following:
- a CDS encoding DUF1634 domain-containing protein, with amino-acid sequence MKRHFTDLDLNRSVGNLLRLGVIISVVTSLFGFVKLFIEGFTMPKDYISLEVPEGTIWQSFFNSLKNFEGIGIIQLGILILILTPLVRIIFALVGYIKERDYTYVIVSLIVLAIMLVSFLMGFAH